A window of the Serratia sarumanii genome harbors these coding sequences:
- a CDS encoding IclR family transcriptional regulator produces MTTLENAAAVLKLFSQQRVMHGQPGIAFSDVVDQLALPKSTVSRLLQSMENQGMLERDPDSRRYRIGALLLAASSHYLSMPLVDNLAASMAQLCRQTACTGYLSVLEGQEIMVMRMFPGRHFLQVVTPAGYRSPAAETSVGRAILARESDEQVRARYAGGYRAASPNAPQTLDALLQKLQQVRRQGWSLARNETLNGISSLATALVNKHGSETVGLCLSFPSQGEEQPFVPEILAELTAVSRQLAEKYGDDYWQQIN; encoded by the coding sequence ATGACAACGCTGGAAAATGCCGCTGCGGTATTAAAACTCTTTTCTCAACAACGCGTGATGCATGGCCAACCGGGCATTGCATTCAGCGACGTGGTAGATCAATTGGCGCTGCCGAAAAGCACGGTATCGCGCCTGCTGCAGAGCATGGAAAATCAGGGCATGCTGGAGCGCGATCCCGATAGCCGGCGTTACCGCATCGGCGCGCTGTTGCTGGCGGCATCCAGCCACTACCTGTCGATGCCGCTGGTGGACAACCTGGCGGCCAGCATGGCGCAGCTGTGCCGCCAGACGGCGTGTACCGGCTACCTCTCGGTGCTGGAGGGGCAGGAGATCATGGTGATGCGCATGTTCCCCGGCCGCCACTTTTTGCAGGTGGTCACCCCGGCGGGCTACCGTTCACCGGCGGCGGAAACCTCGGTTGGTCGGGCGATACTGGCGCGTGAAAGCGACGAGCAGGTTCGGGCGCGTTACGCCGGCGGTTACCGGGCGGCTTCGCCCAATGCGCCGCAAACGCTGGATGCGCTGCTGCAGAAGTTGCAGCAGGTGAGGCGCCAGGGCTGGTCGCTGGCGCGCAATGAAACTTTGAACGGCATCAGTTCGCTGGCGACCGCGCTGGTGAACAAGCACGGCAGCGAGACGGTGGGGCTGTGTCTGTCCTTCCCTTCGCAGGGCGAGGAACAGCCGTTTGTTCCGGAAATTCTGGCCGAATTAACCGCAGTCAGCCGCCAACTGGCGGAAAAATATGGCGATGATTATTGGCAGCAGATCAACTAA
- a CDS encoding type I secretion system permease/ATPase, with the protein MKNAVRRGEVMSVLAAYRRVFWGIALFTAVINLLMLAPALYMLQVYDRVLPSGNRMTLAMLTLMVVGLYLFMGLLEWVRSQVVIRLGAQMDMRLNQRVYDAAFETNLKTGNPLAGQALNDLTNLRQFATGNALFAFFDAPWFPVYLLVVFLLHPWLGALASAGVIVLVLLAWLNQRVSQAPLAEAGRVALSATQQANGNLRNAEAIAAMGMLTDLRLRWLRQHQQFLLLQNRASEKIAAVTAWSKTVRLALQSLMLGCGALLAVNGDITPGMMIAGSILIGRVLGPIDQLIGAWKQWSSARQSLQRLEVMLAANPPQAASLPLPAPSGALAVNQLSASAPGGSAPVLHGVSFRLEAGEVLGVIGASGSGKTLLMRQLVGALTPLSGDVRLDGADLRQWDKQQLGPHIGYLPQDIQLFAGTLTENIARFGQVDAEKVVAAAALAGVHQLILHLPKGYETELGEGGSGLSGGQRQRVALARALYGSPALVVLDEPNANLDREGEEALQRAIEALKKRGTTIVLVTHKPAILATTDRLLVLAAGQVQHFGPSDAILKKLPGFTPAAVPANAGRSSGGGFNVNYANFAKTASGERKV; encoded by the coding sequence ATGAAAAACGCCGTCAGGCGCGGAGAAGTGATGAGCGTGCTGGCCGCATACCGGCGCGTATTTTGGGGCATCGCACTGTTTACCGCGGTGATCAACCTGTTGATGTTGGCACCGGCGCTGTACATGCTGCAGGTCTACGATCGCGTGTTGCCGTCGGGCAACCGCATGACGCTGGCGATGCTGACCCTGATGGTGGTCGGCCTTTACCTGTTTATGGGGCTGCTGGAGTGGGTGCGCAGCCAGGTGGTGATCCGCCTCGGCGCCCAGATGGATATGCGCCTGAATCAGCGAGTCTACGACGCCGCCTTCGAAACCAATCTGAAAACCGGCAACCCGCTGGCGGGGCAGGCGCTGAACGATCTGACCAACCTGCGCCAGTTCGCCACCGGCAATGCGCTGTTCGCCTTTTTCGATGCCCCCTGGTTCCCGGTTTATCTGCTGGTGGTTTTTCTGCTCCACCCCTGGCTTGGCGCGTTGGCCAGCGCCGGGGTGATCGTGCTGGTGCTGCTGGCCTGGCTCAACCAGCGGGTGTCGCAGGCGCCGCTCGCGGAGGCCGGCCGGGTCGCGCTGAGCGCCACGCAGCAGGCCAACGGCAACCTGCGCAATGCTGAAGCCATCGCCGCCATGGGGATGCTGACCGATTTGCGCCTGCGCTGGCTGCGGCAGCATCAGCAGTTCCTGCTGCTGCAGAACCGCGCCAGCGAGAAAATCGCCGCCGTCACCGCCTGGTCGAAAACCGTGCGGCTGGCGCTGCAGTCGCTGATGTTGGGCTGTGGCGCGCTGCTGGCGGTCAACGGCGACATTACGCCGGGCATGATGATCGCCGGATCGATCCTGATCGGCAGGGTGCTGGGGCCGATCGATCAGTTGATAGGCGCCTGGAAGCAGTGGTCGTCGGCGCGCCAGTCCCTGCAGCGGCTGGAGGTGATGCTGGCCGCCAACCCGCCGCAGGCGGCGAGCCTGCCGCTGCCGGCGCCCAGCGGCGCATTGGCCGTGAATCAGCTGAGCGCCAGCGCGCCTGGCGGGAGCGCGCCGGTGTTGCACGGCGTCAGTTTTCGTCTGGAGGCCGGCGAGGTGCTGGGCGTCATTGGCGCGTCCGGCTCCGGCAAAACGCTGCTGATGCGCCAACTGGTCGGCGCGCTGACGCCGCTCAGCGGCGACGTGCGGCTGGACGGTGCGGATCTTCGGCAGTGGGACAAACAGCAACTGGGGCCGCATATCGGCTACTTGCCGCAGGATATCCAGCTGTTCGCCGGCACCCTGACGGAAAATATCGCCCGCTTTGGCCAGGTTGACGCCGAGAAGGTGGTGGCCGCCGCCGCGCTGGCCGGCGTGCACCAACTGATCCTGCATTTGCCCAAAGGGTATGAAACCGAGCTGGGCGAGGGTGGCAGCGGCCTGTCCGGCGGCCAGCGTCAGCGGGTGGCGCTGGCGCGCGCGCTGTATGGCTCTCCGGCGTTGGTGGTATTGGACGAACCGAACGCCAACCTCGATCGCGAAGGGGAAGAGGCGCTGCAGCGGGCGATCGAAGCGCTGAAAAAGCGCGGCACCACCATCGTGTTGGTGACCCACAAACCGGCTATTCTGGCGACGACCGACAGATTGCTGGTGCTGGCCGCCGGCCAGGTGCAGCACTTCGGCCCCAGCGACGCCATCCTGAAAAAACTGCCTGGTTTTACGCCCGCGGCCGTACCGGCCAACGCCGGCCGCAGCAGCGGCGGCGGTTTCAACGTCAACTACGCCAATTTTGCCAAAACGGCCAGCGGTGAACGAAAAGTATGA
- a CDS encoding energy transducer TonB, whose translation MSVSPLPFAAPGAAMPWRRCLVLVLALHLLAAALLWPWRDKAAPAWVPPPAVMVVMAAAPLAPAEVKQPPGQRTPPPQVEPPAPEPLPTVKVPEAARPNIAVPPKQKKPPKPVKKTLPPRTPPQEKTIAPPKVQEQSVGAPPPGRADKTAAPQTRLTPYAQAGVDNWRSRISGRLNRFKRYPKDALRLKRQGVGQVRFTLDRQGHVLAVTLVSSAGLPSLDREIQALVKRASPLPTPPADAYVNGTVELTLPIDFSLRGASF comes from the coding sequence ATGTCGGTTTCGCCGCTGCCTTTTGCCGCGCCCGGCGCCGCCATGCCCTGGCGCCGTTGCCTGGTGCTGGTGCTGGCGCTGCACCTGCTGGCCGCGGCGCTGCTCTGGCCCTGGCGAGACAAGGCCGCGCCGGCGTGGGTGCCGCCACCGGCGGTCATGGTGGTGATGGCCGCCGCACCGCTGGCCCCGGCCGAGGTAAAACAACCGCCAGGACAAAGGACGCCGCCGCCTCAGGTTGAACCGCCGGCGCCGGAACCCTTGCCGACGGTGAAGGTGCCTGAAGCCGCACGGCCGAACATCGCCGTACCGCCGAAGCAGAAAAAACCGCCCAAGCCGGTGAAGAAAACCCTCCCGCCGCGCACACCGCCGCAGGAGAAAACGATCGCGCCGCCGAAGGTTCAGGAGCAAAGCGTCGGTGCGCCACCGCCGGGCCGGGCGGATAAAACGGCCGCGCCGCAAACCCGCCTGACGCCCTATGCTCAAGCGGGGGTGGACAACTGGCGCAGCCGCATCAGCGGCCGCCTGAATCGCTTTAAACGTTACCCCAAAGACGCATTGCGGCTGAAGCGCCAGGGCGTCGGGCAGGTGCGTTTCACGTTGGACAGGCAGGGCCATGTGCTGGCGGTGACGCTGGTCAGCAGCGCCGGGCTGCCGTCGCTGGATCGCGAAATCCAGGCGCTGGTCAAGCGCGCTTCGCCGTTGCCTACGCCGCCGGCGGACGCCTACGTCAACGGCACGGTGGAATTGACGTTGCCGATCGATTTCAGTTTGCGCGGCGCAAGTTTTTGA
- a CDS encoding DUF1177 domain-containing protein gives MSLQQTLQVFELIDSAFVSGQDVVDLFAPYPAIRASTLRAEGPKGGTDFVRIEIPGSAGKFAGGAAPTLGIIGRLGGIGARPTRIGLVSDGDGAIAAIAAALKLAEMQRKGDTLPGDVIVTTHICPNAPTRPHDPVDFMDSPIDDVTMNDNEVVPEADAILSIDTTKGNRIINHKGYALSPTVKEGYILRVAEDLLRIMEMTSGRPAVTFPITTQDITPYGNGVHHLNSILQPSTATAAPVVGVAICSESVVPGCGTGASHETDIALAVKFAVEVAKEFGRGTCRFYDAAEYGQLLALYGSLSHLQKRR, from the coding sequence ATGAGTTTGCAACAAACGCTGCAGGTTTTTGAATTGATTGATAGCGCATTCGTCAGCGGCCAGGACGTCGTCGACCTGTTTGCGCCTTACCCGGCGATCCGCGCCAGCACCCTGCGCGCCGAGGGGCCGAAGGGCGGCACCGATTTCGTGCGCATCGAGATCCCCGGCAGCGCAGGCAAATTCGCTGGCGGTGCGGCGCCGACGCTGGGCATTATCGGCCGCCTGGGCGGCATCGGCGCGCGGCCGACGCGTATCGGGCTGGTGTCCGACGGCGACGGCGCGATCGCCGCCATTGCCGCCGCGCTGAAGCTGGCGGAGATGCAGCGCAAGGGCGACACGCTGCCGGGGGATGTGATCGTCACCACCCATATTTGCCCGAACGCACCGACCCGGCCGCACGATCCGGTCGATTTTATGGATTCGCCGATCGATGACGTGACGATGAACGATAATGAAGTGGTGCCGGAGGCTGACGCCATCCTGTCGATCGACACCACCAAAGGCAACCGCATCATCAACCACAAAGGCTATGCGCTATCGCCGACGGTGAAAGAGGGCTACATCCTGCGGGTGGCGGAAGATCTGCTGCGCATCATGGAGATGACCAGCGGCCGCCCGGCGGTGACCTTCCCGATCACCACGCAGGACATCACCCCTTACGGCAACGGCGTGCATCACCTCAACAGCATCCTGCAGCCCTCGACCGCTACTGCGGCGCCGGTGGTCGGCGTGGCGATCTGCAGCGAATCGGTGGTGCCGGGCTGCGGCACCGGCGCCAGCCACGAAACGGATATCGCGCTGGCGGTCAAATTCGCGGTGGAAGTCGCCAAAGAATTCGGCCGCGGCACCTGCCGGTTCTACGATGCCGCCGAATACGGCCAGCTGCTGGCGCTGTACGGCAGTCTGAGTCACCTGCAAAAAAGGAGATAG
- a CDS encoding HlyD family type I secretion periplasmic adaptor subunit, producing MSNQSVIPGDIDALSRQFDEGRHLRLGGWLVLLGFGGFLLWGLLAPLDKGVPVSGSVVVAGNRKAVQHPSGGVVSQIQVHEGDRVSAGQVLLLMDTVDSRTQRDALRSQQLSNAAQRARLQAERDGLQAIVFPALLQARREEPEVMSLMLLQQQLFTSRRAALQSELAAIAESIAGSQAMLEGIRQSYASKQRQKAMLQEQLSGMRKLAAQGYVARNRLLDLEGQYAQIDGQASEDTGNIGRLGRQILELKLRAIQRREEYQKEVSSQLAEVRMKLDELDNRLAKAEADLGHTQVKAPVAGTVVGLSVFTEGGVIGAGQQLMEIVPSDRGLQVEARIPVELIDKVQVGLPVELLFSAFNQSTTPRVEGEVTLVGADRLTDEKSGAPYYSVRAKVSEAGLQRLNGLEIRPGMPVEGFIRTGERSMMNYLFKPLTDRLHLALTEE from the coding sequence ATGAGCAATCAGAGTGTGATCCCCGGCGATATCGACGCGCTTTCCCGGCAGTTCGACGAAGGGCGCCACCTGCGGCTCGGTGGTTGGCTGGTGCTGTTGGGATTTGGCGGTTTCCTGCTGTGGGGGCTGTTGGCGCCGCTGGATAAGGGTGTGCCGGTCTCCGGCAGCGTGGTGGTGGCCGGCAACCGCAAGGCGGTGCAGCACCCGAGCGGCGGCGTGGTGTCGCAAATTCAGGTGCATGAGGGCGACCGGGTCAGCGCCGGGCAGGTGCTGCTGCTGATGGATACCGTCGACAGCCGCACCCAGCGCGATGCGCTGCGCAGCCAGCAGTTGAGCAACGCCGCGCAGCGGGCGCGGCTGCAGGCCGAGCGCGATGGCCTGCAGGCGATCGTTTTCCCCGCGTTGTTGCAAGCGCGGCGGGAGGAGCCGGAGGTGATGTCGTTGATGCTGTTGCAACAGCAGCTGTTCACCAGCCGCCGTGCGGCGTTGCAGAGCGAGCTGGCGGCGATCGCGGAGAGCATCGCCGGATCGCAGGCGATGCTGGAGGGGATCCGGCAGTCTTACGCCAGCAAGCAGCGGCAAAAGGCCATGTTGCAGGAGCAGCTGAGCGGCATGCGCAAGCTGGCGGCGCAAGGGTATGTGGCGCGCAACCGGCTGCTGGATCTGGAAGGGCAGTATGCGCAGATCGACGGCCAGGCGTCCGAAGACACCGGCAATATCGGCCGCCTGGGGCGCCAGATCCTAGAGCTGAAGCTGCGGGCGATCCAGCGGCGGGAAGAATATCAGAAAGAGGTCAGCAGCCAACTGGCCGAGGTGCGGATGAAGCTGGACGAGCTGGATAACCGCCTGGCCAAAGCGGAGGCCGATCTGGGCCATACGCAGGTGAAAGCGCCGGTGGCGGGCACCGTGGTGGGGCTGAGCGTGTTCACCGAAGGCGGTGTGATCGGCGCCGGTCAGCAACTGATGGAGATCGTGCCCAGCGATCGGGGGCTGCAGGTGGAGGCGCGTATTCCGGTCGAACTGATTGACAAGGTGCAGGTGGGCTTGCCGGTCGAGCTGTTGTTCTCGGCGTTTAACCAAAGCACCACGCCGCGCGTCGAGGGCGAAGTGACGCTGGTCGGGGCCGATCGCCTGACCGACGAGAAAAGCGGTGCGCCCTATTACAGCGTGCGCGCCAAGGTCAGCGAAGCGGGCCTGCAGCGGTTGAACGGGTTGGAGATCCGCCCAGGGATGCCGGTCGAAGGGTTCATCCGCACCGGCGAGCGTTCGATGATGAACTACCTGTTCAAACCGCTGACCGATCGCCTTCATCTGGCGCTGACGGAAGAGTGA
- a CDS encoding heme acquisition protein HasA: protein MAFSVNYDSSFGGYSIHDYLGQWASTFGDINHTNGNVVEGSNSGGFYGGRLSGSQYAVTSTDNHVTSVVAGGNLTYTLFNEPAHTLYGQLDSLSFGDGLSGGDTSPYSIQVPDVSFGGLNLSSLQAQGHDGVVHQVVYGLMSGDTGALETALNGILDDYGLSVNSTFDQVAAATAVGVQHADSPELLAA from the coding sequence ATGGCATTTTCAGTCAACTATGACAGCAGCTTTGGCGGTTACAGCATTCATGACTATCTGGGCCAATGGGCTTCGACATTCGGTGATATCAACCATACCAACGGTAATGTCGTCGAAGGCTCAAACAGCGGTGGCTTCTACGGCGGCCGGTTGTCCGGTAGCCAATACGCCGTGACCAGTACGGATAACCATGTCACGTCGGTCGTGGCGGGTGGCAACCTGACCTACACGCTGTTCAATGAACCTGCGCATACCCTATACGGCCAGCTGGATTCCCTGTCATTCGGCGACGGTTTGAGCGGTGGCGATACATCACCGTACAGCATTCAGGTGCCTGACGTCAGCTTCGGCGGCCTGAACCTCAGCAGCCTGCAGGCGCAGGGCCACGATGGCGTGGTGCACCAGGTGGTGTACGGCCTGATGTCCGGCGATACCGGCGCGCTGGAGACCGCGCTGAACGGCATCCTCGACGACTACGGCCTGAGCGTCAACTCCACCTTCGATCAGGTGGCGGCGGCGACGGCGGTGGGCGTGCAGCATGCCGACAGCCCGGAACTGCTGGCGGCCTGA
- a CDS encoding TonB-dependent receptor produces MFIHKGTTPAGRLATAVRAALAAMMLTQPAVALAAQAEANGAQAAQQKHFNIAAQPLQSAMLRFAEQAGMQVFFDEVKLDGMQAAALNGSMSVEQGLRRLIGGNPVAFRLQPQGQIVLSRLPTANGDGGALALDSLTVLGAGGINANDWVYDEPRSVSVISREQMDNRPARHAADILEQTTGAYSSVSQQDPALSVNIRGIQDYGRVNMNIDGMRQNFQKSGHGQRNGTMYIDSELLTGVTIDKGTTGGMGSAGTLGGIATFNTVSASDFLAPGKELGGKLHASTGDNGTHFIGSGILALGNETGDMLLAASERHLGDYWPGNKGDIGNIRINNDTGNYDRYAESIKNNKIPDTNYRMHSRLAKVGWNLPANQRLQLSYLQTQTASPIAGTLTNLGTRPPYELGWKRTGYSDVMARNAAFDYSLAPEGVDWLDFQAKLYYVDTQDDSDTYSTSSLLDNGYATRTRLRTYGAQAQNTSRFSLAPGHDFRANYGLEFYYDKATSDSSREGMEGVTPAGNRSVGSLFANLTYDYDGWLTLEGGLRYDRYRLRGQTGLSYPDLAKDGQRYTIDNPCKALRLTGCSTTTREDWDVDRDQGKLSPTLAVAVRPGVEWLELYTTYGKSWRPPAITETLTNGSAHSSSTQYPNPFLQPERSRAWEVGFNVQQPDLWFEGDRLVAKVAYFDTKVDNYINLAIDRNKPGLVQPSIGNAAYVNNLSKTRFRGLEYQLNYDAGVFYADLTYTHMIGKNEFCSNKAWLGGRLRYGDGSRRGNFYVEPDAASNDFVTCDGGTQFGSAAYLPGDRGSVTLGGRAFDRKLDAGVTVRFAPGYQDSSVPSNYPYLADWPKYTLFDLYASYKLTDSLTLRGSVENLTNRAYVVSYGETLANTLGRGRTVQGGVEYRF; encoded by the coding sequence ATGTTTATTCACAAGGGAACCACGCCGGCCGGCCGATTGGCCACGGCGGTACGCGCCGCGCTGGCGGCGATGATGTTGACTCAGCCGGCTGTGGCGCTAGCCGCCCAGGCTGAGGCGAACGGCGCGCAGGCTGCACAGCAAAAGCATTTCAACATTGCGGCGCAGCCGCTGCAAAGCGCCATGTTGCGCTTCGCCGAGCAGGCCGGCATGCAGGTATTTTTCGACGAGGTGAAGCTCGATGGCATGCAGGCGGCGGCGCTGAACGGCAGCATGAGCGTTGAACAGGGCCTGCGGCGCTTGATCGGCGGCAATCCGGTGGCTTTCCGCCTGCAGCCGCAGGGGCAGATCGTATTGAGCCGGCTGCCGACGGCGAACGGCGACGGCGGTGCGCTGGCGCTGGACAGCCTGACGGTGCTGGGCGCCGGCGGCATCAACGCCAACGATTGGGTTTACGACGAACCGCGCTCGGTCAGCGTCATCAGCCGCGAACAGATGGACAACCGCCCGGCGCGACACGCGGCCGATATTCTGGAGCAGACGACGGGGGCCTATTCCAGCGTCAGCCAGCAAGATCCGGCGCTGTCGGTCAACATCCGCGGCATACAAGACTACGGCCGGGTGAACATGAACATCGACGGCATGCGGCAGAATTTTCAAAAGAGCGGCCATGGCCAGCGTAACGGCACCATGTACATCGATTCCGAACTGCTGACCGGCGTGACCATCGACAAGGGCACCACCGGCGGTATGGGCAGCGCCGGCACGCTCGGCGGCATCGCCACCTTCAATACCGTCAGCGCGAGCGATTTCCTGGCGCCGGGCAAAGAGCTGGGCGGCAAGCTGCACGCCAGCACCGGCGATAACGGCACCCACTTCATCGGCAGCGGCATACTGGCATTGGGCAACGAAACCGGCGATATGCTGCTGGCCGCCAGCGAACGCCACCTCGGCGACTATTGGCCCGGCAACAAGGGCGACATCGGCAACATTCGCATCAATAACGACACCGGCAATTACGATCGCTACGCCGAGAGCATCAAGAACAACAAAATCCCCGACACTAATTACCGCATGCACTCGCGGCTGGCCAAGGTGGGCTGGAATCTGCCCGCCAACCAACGCCTGCAATTGAGCTATCTGCAGACCCAGACCGCGTCGCCGATCGCCGGCACCTTGACCAACCTGGGCACCCGGCCGCCTTATGAACTGGGCTGGAAGCGCACCGGTTACAGCGACGTGATGGCGCGCAACGCGGCGTTCGACTACAGCTTGGCGCCGGAAGGCGTCGACTGGCTCGATTTTCAGGCCAAGCTGTATTACGTCGATACTCAGGACGACAGCGACACCTACAGCACCAGCTCGCTGCTGGACAACGGCTACGCGACGCGCACCCGCCTGCGCACCTATGGCGCGCAGGCGCAAAACACCTCGCGTTTCAGCCTGGCGCCGGGGCATGACTTCCGCGCCAACTACGGGCTGGAGTTCTATTACGACAAAGCGACCAGCGACTCTTCCCGTGAGGGTATGGAAGGGGTGACGCCGGCCGGCAACCGTTCGGTCGGCAGCCTGTTCGCCAACCTGACCTACGACTACGACGGCTGGCTGACGCTGGAGGGGGGGCTGCGTTACGACCGCTATCGCCTACGCGGCCAGACCGGCCTGAGCTATCCGGATTTGGCCAAGGATGGGCAACGCTACACGATTGACAATCCTTGCAAAGCGTTGCGTCTGACCGGCTGTTCAACCACGACCCGCGAAGATTGGGACGTGGATCGCGATCAGGGCAAGCTGTCGCCGACGCTGGCGGTGGCGGTGCGCCCCGGCGTGGAGTGGCTTGAGCTGTATACCACCTACGGCAAATCCTGGCGGCCGCCGGCGATCACCGAAACGCTGACTAACGGCAGCGCGCACAGTTCTTCCACGCAATACCCCAACCCGTTCCTGCAGCCCGAGCGCTCGCGCGCCTGGGAAGTCGGGTTCAACGTGCAGCAGCCGGATCTGTGGTTTGAGGGCGATCGGTTGGTGGCCAAGGTGGCCTACTTCGACACCAAAGTGGATAACTACATCAACCTGGCGATAGACCGCAATAAACCGGGGCTGGTGCAGCCGAGCATCGGCAATGCCGCTTACGTCAACAACCTGTCTAAAACCCGCTTCCGCGGGCTGGAGTACCAGCTCAACTATGACGCCGGGGTGTTCTACGCCGACCTGACCTACACCCACATGATCGGTAAAAACGAGTTCTGCTCGAACAAGGCCTGGTTGGGAGGGCGTCTGCGCTACGGCGACGGATCGCGTCGCGGCAACTTCTATGTTGAGCCGGATGCCGCTTCCAATGACTTCGTCACGTGTGACGGGGGGACGCAGTTCGGCTCCGCCGCCTACCTGCCGGGCGATCGCGGCTCGGTGACGCTGGGCGGCCGCGCCTTCGATCGCAAGCTGGACGCCGGGGTGACCGTGCGCTTCGCGCCGGGCTATCAGGACAGCTCGGTGCCATCCAACTACCCGTACCTGGCCGACTGGCCGAAGTACACCCTGTTCGATCTGTACGCCAGCTACAAGCTGACCGACAGCCTGACGCTGCGCGGCTCGGTGGAGAACCTGACCAACCGCGCCTACGTCGTCAGCTATGGGGAGACGCTGGCCAATACCCTCGGGCGCGGCCGCACCGTGCAGGGCGGGGTGGAATACCGTTTTTAA
- a CDS encoding OPT/YSL family transporter, with amino-acid sequence MKSNNPLKEVGTLLVMALLSVVGAIIGVQLITTLGVTPNTSIIGALIAMLLARIPLQMFQRYRSVHTQNLAQTVISSATFGAANCLLMPIAVPYVMGQPQLILPMFCGVAAAMLLDAYLLYRLFDTKVFPAANAWPPGVAAAEAIKAGDRGGKQAWLLVVGVGVGIAGSMLKIPMAAFGTAFIGNIWALSMFGVGLLLRAYAEPVAGFDINAHFIPHGVMVGAGLVALIQVAQVIRSRRADSAGYTQPDSAVSKALGLGAVGYIAIAAFLALVGGLFSEMSLPMLALFVIYAAFAAFVHELIVGIAAMHSGWFPAFAVALITLIVGILIGFPPLALCILTGFTAATGPAFADMGFDLKAGFILRGYGEDLRQELLGRRIQLFAALIAFLIAIPVVYLSYHSYFLQDLIPPVARVYAKTIEAGAQPGIAWSLLIWAIPGAVVQLIGGPKRQLGVLLATGLLINNALAGWAVLVGIALRVAILRRWGDRGRTPMEIMAAGFIAGDALYNFFSSIFSSKGK; translated from the coding sequence ATGAAATCAAATAATCCGCTAAAAGAGGTCGGCACGCTGTTGGTCATGGCGCTGCTTTCGGTGGTGGGGGCGATCATCGGCGTTCAGCTGATCACTACGCTGGGCGTGACGCCCAACACCTCGATCATCGGTGCGCTGATCGCCATGCTGCTGGCACGCATTCCGCTGCAAATGTTTCAACGCTACCGCTCGGTGCACACCCAGAACCTGGCGCAGACGGTGATCTCCTCCGCCACCTTCGGCGCGGCCAACTGTCTGCTGATGCCGATTGCGGTGCCTTACGTGATGGGGCAACCGCAGCTTATTCTGCCGATGTTCTGCGGCGTGGCGGCGGCGATGCTGCTCGACGCCTATCTGCTTTATCGCCTGTTCGATACCAAAGTGTTCCCCGCCGCCAATGCCTGGCCGCCGGGCGTCGCCGCCGCGGAGGCGATTAAAGCCGGCGATCGCGGCGGCAAGCAGGCCTGGCTTCTGGTGGTGGGCGTAGGGGTGGGCATCGCCGGATCAATGCTCAAGATCCCCATGGCGGCCTTCGGCACCGCCTTTATCGGCAATATCTGGGCGCTGAGCATGTTCGGCGTCGGGCTATTGCTGCGGGCCTACGCCGAGCCGGTGGCCGGTTTCGATATTAATGCCCATTTTATTCCGCACGGCGTGATGGTTGGCGCCGGCCTGGTGGCGCTGATCCAGGTCGCGCAGGTGATCCGCAGCCGCCGCGCCGATAGCGCCGGTTATACCCAACCGGACAGCGCGGTAAGCAAAGCGCTCGGCCTGGGGGCGGTCGGCTACATCGCCATCGCCGCGTTTTTGGCTCTGGTCGGCGGGCTGTTTAGCGAGATGTCGCTGCCGATGCTGGCGCTGTTCGTGATTTACGCGGCGTTCGCCGCTTTCGTTCATGAGCTGATCGTCGGTATCGCCGCCATGCACTCCGGCTGGTTTCCGGCGTTCGCGGTGGCGTTGATCACCCTGATCGTCGGTATCCTGATCGGTTTCCCACCGCTGGCGCTGTGCATCCTGACCGGCTTTACCGCCGCCACCGGGCCGGCCTTCGCCGACATGGGCTTTGACTTGAAAGCCGGCTTCATCCTGCGCGGCTACGGCGAGGATCTGCGGCAGGAACTGCTGGGGCGCCGCATTCAACTGTTTGCGGCGCTGATCGCCTTCCTCATCGCCATTCCGGTGGTTTACCTCTCTTACCACAGCTATTTCCTGCAGGACCTGATCCCGCCGGTCGCGCGCGTTTACGCCAAGACCATCGAGGCCGGTGCGCAGCCGGGCATCGCCTGGAGCCTTTTGATCTGGGCGATCCCCGGCGCCGTGGTGCAGCTGATCGGCGGCCCCAAGCGCCAGCTCGGCGTGCTGCTGGCAACCGGCCTGCTGATCAACAACGCCTTGGCCGGGTGGGCGGTGCTGGTGGGCATCGCGCTGCGCGTGGCGATCCTGCGCCGTTGGGGCGATCGCGGCCGCACGCCGATGGAGATCATGGCGGCCGGATTTATCGCCGGCGACGCGCTCTACAACTTCTTCAGCTCGATTTTTTCCAGCAAGGGCAAATAG